The genomic region AGCGGGCGGTGCGCGCCGCCGGGGGCACCGTGGTCGCCAGCTATCCGCGGATCGGCGTCGTGGTGGCGTACTCGCCAAGGGACGACTTCGCCGCCACCGTGCGCGGGGCCAGGGGAGTGCTGGAGGTCGGCGCGACCCGGACCACCAAGCTGCCGGTCGAGCACTTCAAGCCGCGCCGCGACCTGCGCTACACCGGCCCCGGCTCGCCGGCCAGCGGGCAGGTCCCGCCGGAGGGCACCGCGTGGGACGTCCCCGCGCTCGGCCTGGCCGAGGCGCACCGGGTGACCACCGGCAGCCGCCGGGTGGTGGTCGGCGTGCTGGACACCGGCGTCGACGACACCCACCCCGACCTCGCCGGCGCGGTGGACACCCGGCGGTCGGTCTCCTGCGTCTCCGGCTGGGCCGACCGCAGCCCCGGCGGCTGGCGGCCGACCCTGGACGGCCACGGCACGCACGTGGCAGGCACCATCGCCGCGGCCCGCAACGGGTCCGGCGTGCTCGGCGTCGCGCCGGGCGTGCGGCTGGCCGCGGTGAAGCTGGCCGAGAAGGACGACACCGAGACCGCGGAGAGCATGGTCTGCGGCTTCATGTGGGCCGCCGAGCACGGCTTCCGGATCACCAACAACAGCTACCGCGCGACCCCGTGGCGCTACCACTGCCCGGACCAGGCCGACCAGTCCGCGATCCGCGCCGCGGTGGGCCGCGCGGTCGCGCACGCCCAGTCCCGCGGCGTGCTGGTGGTCGCCTCCGGCGGCAACGGCGCGCTCGACCTGCACAACCGCACGGTGGACACCGAGAGCCCGGCCGACGGCGCCCCGGTGCGCAGGGAGATCGGCAACGACTGCGTGCGGTTGCCGCACGAGCTGCCCGGCGTGCTCGGCGCGGGCGCGGTGGACGAGCAGCTGCTCAAGGCCCGCTTCTCCAACCACGGCATCGGCCCGATCGGCCTGGCCGCGCCCGGCGTGCGGGTCTGGTCCACCGTGCCGAACGGGCAGTACGCGGCCTACAGCGGCACCTCGATGGCCGCCCCGCACGTCAGCGGGGTGGCCGCGCTGCTGGCCTCCCGGCACCCGTCCTGGCGCGGCGACCGGCTGCGCGCCGAACTGCTGGCGAGCGCGAAACCGTTGCCCTGCCCCGAGTTCTACGACCCCAACGGCGACGGCAAGGCCGATGCCACCTGTGTCGCCGACGGCGAGCGCACCAGCTTCTACGGCACCGGCCTGAGCCACGCCGGGGCCGCGCTCACCCGTTGACGCAGCTGAACCGCGCGCGCAGGTCGGCCATGAACCTGATCAGCTGGTCCCGGCTGGTCACCAGGTCCTCGATGCGGGTGTTGATGGTGGCCAGCTGGGCGTCCAGCATCTCCATCAGCGGCGGGCAGTCCTCGGCGCTGACCGGGTAGGCGCACTCCTGCCCGTCCATCGCCTGCAGCACCGGCCCGACCAGGTGCGAGGGCAGCGCCGAGGAGATCATGCAGCGGATCTTGCCGACCCGCTCCACGTCGGCGTCGGCGTAGATCCGGTACCCGGCCTCGGTGCGGTTCGGCTGGAGCAACCCCTGTTCCTCGTAGTACCGGAGCATGCGGATGCTCACCCCGGTACGCTTGCTCAGCTCCCCGATCCGCATCTGACCTCCCGTTATTCCCGGCCCGGCACAAGAGAGCCAAGGGTCACGGCGACCTTGACCCTCACACTCATGTCAGACTTTAGCGTCTTTTCCCGTGATCGCTTTCGTCCTGATGTTGTGCGCGTTCGCTGTGGGGACCTCCGAGTTCGTCGTGGTCGGCGTGCTGCCGGAGGTCGCGTCCGACCTGGGCGTCCCCCTGTCCGTGGCCGGGTTGCTGGTCACGGGCTACGCCATCGCCGTCGCTGTCGGTGGCCCCGTGCTGACCGTGTTCACCCGCCGCCTGCCCAGGCGGCCGCTGCTGATCGGCGTGATGGCGCTGGGGGTGGGCGGCAGCCTGTTCTCCGCGCTGGCCGAGAACTACACCGTGCTGATGGGCGCCCGGATGGTGGCCGCGCTGGCCCAGGGCCTGTTCTTCGCGGTCGCCTCCCAGGTGGCCACCGCCTCGGTGCCGCCGGAACGCCAGACCGCGGCCATCGCCAAGGTGGTCAACGGCGTCGCACTGTCCACTGTGGCCGGTGTGCCGGTGGGCACCCTGGTCGGCCAGGCCTACGGCTGGCGGGCCTCCTTCGTGCTGGTGACCGCGCTGGCCTTCGTCGGCATGCTGGGCGTGATCCTGGCCTGCCCCAAGGTCGCGCACGAGCCGGACGCCGGTTTCCGGGCCAGCATGCACGTCTTCGGCCGCCGTTCGGTCCTGCTCGGCCTGAGCACCACCGTGCTGGCCTTCACCGGCATGATCACCACCTTCACCTACGTCACCCCGGCGCTGCGCGAGGTCACCGGCTTCTCGCCGGGCTGGGCGACCGCGGTGCTGCTGGTCTACGGCTTGGGCACGGTGGTGGGCAGCAACATCGCCGGCCGGGTCCGGCCCGAGCTGATCCCCAGGGTGCTGCCGGTGACCATCACCGCGCTGAGCCTGGTGCTGCTGGTGCAGGGCCTGGCCATGCACACCAAGGCGACCAGCGTGGTGGCGCTGTTCCTGCTCGGCGCCTCGGCCTTCGCCACCGGCCCGCTGCTGCACACCTGGCTGATGCGGCAGGCCGAACCGGCGGGTGGCCTGGTCGCCTCGGTGAACATCTCCGCCTTCAACGTGGCCGCCGCGCTCGGCCCGGTGCTCGGCGGCGCGGTGATCGCCAACGGCCTGGGCTTCGACCTGGTCGGCCCGGTGGCCGCGCTGCCCGCGCTGGCCGGGCTCGGGGTCGCGTTCCTGGTGCGCGGACTGGCCAAGCGGCAGACCGTGGCACCGGAGCCGGTGCCGGTGCCTGCCTGATTTGTCCGGATTATCGCTGGGCGGAAACTCGCTCGTTGACCGTCGGCGCCGCCGGTGCCCACGATCAGGACCATGCCGAAGGTCCTGATCGTCACCGGCGACGCCGCCGAGTCGCTTGAGGTCCTCTACCCGTACCAGCGGTTGCGGGAGGAGGGCTACGACGTCGACATCGCCGCGCCCTCGGCCAAGCGCTTGCAGTTCGTGGTGCACGACTTCGTCGACGGCCACGACACCTACACCGAGAAGCCCGGCTACACCTGGCCCGCCGACCTCGCCTTCCGCGAGGTGGACCCGACCGGCTACGTGGCGCTGGTCATCCCCGGCGGCCGCGCGCCGGAGTACCTGCGCAACGACGAGCAGGTGCGGCGGATCGTGGCGCACTTCTTCGACAGCGGGAAGCCGGTGGCCCACCTCTGCCACGGCGCGCTGGTGCCGGCCGCGGCCGGTCTGCTCATCGCCCGGCGCACCGCGGCCTACCCCGAGTGCGCGCCGGACGTGGTGGCCGGCGGCGGGGAGTTCGTCGACGACGAGGTGGTGGTGGACGGTCCGATGGTGACCGCCCGCGCCTGGCCGGACCACCCGGCCTGGATGCGCGAGTTCGTGGCTCTTCTGCGGGTCAGGGCGCCCATCGGGTGAGCAGGTACTGCCCGGAAGGTCCTTGTGCCGGGCACCTTCGGGCGGCGACCCTGTCGGGCATGCCCGACCCGGAACCACCGTTGGCCACCCCGGCCGGCCTGCTCGGCTCGGTCCGCCGGGCCCTGCAGGTGCTGGAGGCGGTGGCCGACTTCGGCGACGGCGTCACCGCCAAGGCGGTCGCCAGGCGGCTCGGGCTGAACCTGTCCACCACCTACCACCTGCTGAACACCTTGGTGTACGAGGGATACCTGGTCCGGCTGAACCAGCAGCGCGGCTACGGCCTCGGCTACAAACTGACCACTTTGGACAGAGCGCTGCGCAGCCAGCTGGAGGTCTCACCGGAGGCGTCGGGGCTGCTGCGCGAGGTGCACGAGCAGGCAGGTGTGCCCGCGTACTACACCGTGTTGCGGGACAACGACATCGTGGTCGCCGAGGTGGCCGACTCGGTGGCCGCGCCCAGGGTGGAGCCGCTGGACGTCGGCTTCCACGAGGCGGCGCAGGGCACCGCGTTCGGCAAGGTGCTGCTGGCCGCGATGACCCCGCAGCGCCGGCGCGAGTACTTCGCCGGGGCGGGCATGCGGCGGGCCACCGAGCGCACGCTGACCTCGCTGCCGGAGCTGGAGGAGCAGCTGGCCGAGGTCCGGCGCAGCGGGGTGGCGACCGAGGTGGAGGAGTTCCGGCCGGAGCTGGCCTGCGTGGCCGCGCCGGTGCGCGACTGCCAGGGGCGGATCGGCGGGGCGCTGGCGTTCTCGGTGCCGCTGCCGGAGTTCGGGCCGCGACAGGCGGAGCTGACCGAGCTGGCCATGGCCGGGGCGGCGCGCCTGGGCCACCTGCTGGCGTTGCGCGCGACGCTGGGCTGACCTGGAGCGGCCCCGCCTACTTCTCCGGCGTGCCGCCCTGCGCGTCCTGCCCCCTCGGCACCCGCACGGTCGGGTTGGTGTCCGCGGGCGAGCTGACCGGCGGCAGCTCCACGGTCGGCCCGAGCGGCGACACGCCCGGCCCCGGCGGCGGTTCGGGTGGTTCCGGCACGGGCGTCGCGCCCGCTCCGGCGGCCGTGTGCCCCGGCTGCTCGGCCGGGTCGTCGTCCTCGGCGACCTGCCGCCACGCCTCCTGCTCGGCCTGGCTGCGCAGCTTCTCCGCGGTGCGCACCATCTCCAGCCGCCGCCAGCGCCGCCGCTCCCGCCGGGTCATGTTGGCCGGCCACAGCTCCTGGATCGCCGCGTTGAAGTGCGCGCCCAGCACGATCGCGATGCCGATGAAGAAGGCGAACAGCAGGAACGCGATCGGCGTGGCCAGCGCGCCGTAGGTGAACCCGGTGCCGGTCACCCAGGAGATGTAGACCCGCAGGCCGTAGCTGGAGATCAGGAAGAACGCCATGGCCAGCGCCGCGCCGGGCAGCCCGCGGTGCCAGGGCAGCTTGCGCGGCAGCGCGACCTTGTACAGCGTGGCCAGCGCGAGCACCAGCAGCAGGCCGGTGCCGGGGTAGTAGAACCGGCTCACCCACAGGCTCACCGTGGGCTTCCAGCTCTCCGGGAACACCTCCGGCAGCAGCTCCGGCCCCAGCGCCAGCACCGGCAGGCCGATGATCAGCAGCACCAGGGTGACCAGGTACAGCAGCAGGGACAGGATGCGCTGCCAGACCAGGTTGCGCGCGCCGTACTGGCCGTGCGCCACGGTGATCGCGTCCACGAAGGAGGCGGTGGCCGAGGAACCCGCCCACAGCGAGATCAGGAAGCCGATGGAGACGATCTCGCTCTGGCCCTTGGTCAGGATGTTGGTGACCGTGTCGCCGATCACCCCGTCCACCACGTTCGAGGTGAAGACCTTGCCGGAGAGCTCCATGATCCGGGCGTGCACGACGTCGATCAGCTCCGGGCCGATCGACTGCGCCACGAAGCCCAGCGAGCCGAGCAGCCCGAGCAGCAGCGGCGGCAGGGACAGCGTCTGCCAGAACGCGGCCTCGGCGGCCTCGCTGAAGATGGAGTCGTCCCACGCCTTCTGCAGGGTGCGCGCCAACAGCCGCAGCGGCCCGCGTCGAGCACGCTTCGGCTTCGCGGCGCTCGTACCGCGCTCGTCGGGGTCTGCTTGCGGCGAAGTCATCGCACTGCCAAGCATGCTGCATGGCCTCCCGTCGCGATGCGGAACCCCGCAAAACGGGTGTGTCGTCACCCTCATCGGTTACCCACCGGCCGGGTCGTGGAACGGAGCACCCCCTTCGGCGGGGTAGGCTCGCAGAGCCCTCGGGGACCACTGTCGCGGAGGGCTTTCGCATGTGACCCAATGGGTGTGGATCTTCGAGCGGGAGGGGAGCGCGCGGGCTGTGACAGAGCAACTGGAGGCAGCGCCACCGGTGGCCACCCGTCCGCTCCGGGCCTGGCAGCGGCGCGCGCTGACCAAGTACCTGACCGCGAAACCGCAGGACTTCCTGGCCGTGGCGACCCCGGGCGCGGGCAAGACCACCTTCGGGCTGCGGGTGGCGCTGGAGCTGCTGGCCGACCGCACGGTCGAGGCGGTCACCATCGTCACGCCGACCGAGCACCTCAAGCACCAGTGGGCGGCCGCGGCCAACGAGGTCGGCATCCCGATCGACCCGAACTTCCGCAACACCACCGGCGTCACCTCGCGGGACTACCGGGGTGTCGCGGTCACCTACGCCCAGATCGCCGCGCACCCCACGCTGCACCGGGTGCGCACGGAGAACCGCAAGACGCTGGTCATCCTGGACGAGATCCACCACGGCGGCGACGCCAAGTCCTGGGGCGACGCGGTCCGGGAGGCGTTCACCCCGGCGGTGCGGCGGCTCTCGCTGACCGGCACGCCGTTCCGCAGCGACGACTCGCCGATCCCGTTCATCACCTACGAGCGGGACGGCGAGGGCCTGCAGCGCAGCAAGGCCGACCACTCCTACGGCTACGCCGACGCGCTGCGCGACGGCGTGGTCCGGCCGGTGATCTTCCTGGCCTACTCGGGCGAGGCGAGCTGGCGGAACAACGCGGGCGAGGAGTTCAGCGCCCGGCTCGGCGAGCCGCTGACCCAGGAGCAGACCGCGCGGGCCTGGCGCACCGCGCTGGACCCCAACGGCGAGTGGATGCCCGCGGTGCTCAAGGCCGCCGACATCCGGCTCACCCAGAAGCGCGCCGCGGTGCCCGACGCCGGTGGCCTGGTCATCGCCACCGACCACGTCACGGCCAAGGCGTACGCGAACATCCTGACCCAGGTCACCGGCCAGGAGCCGACCCTGGTCCTCTCCGACGACCCCAAGGCATCCGGCCGGATCAGCGAGTTCTCCGAGTCCCAGGACCGCTGGCTGGTCGCGGTGCGGATGGTCTCCGAGGGCGTGGACGTGCCCCGGCTGGCCGTGGGCGTCTACGCCACCAGCCACTCCACCCCGCTGTTCTTCGCCCAGGCCATCGGCCGGTTCGTGCGGGCGCGGCGGCAGGGGGAGACCGCGAGCGTGTTCCTGCCCAGCGTGCCGGTGCTGCTCGGCCTGGCCAGCGAGCTGGAGGCGCAGCGCGACCACGTGCTGGGCAAGCCGCACCGGGAGAAGGACGGCTGGGACGACGAGCTGCTCCAGCAGGCCAACCAGCAGCAGGACGAGCTGGGCGAGGACGAGAAGGCCTTCACCTCGCTGGGCGCCTCCGCCGAGCTGGACCAGGTGATCTACGACGGCTCGTCCTTCGGCACCGCCGCGATGGCCGGCACCGAGGAGGAGCAGGACTACCTCGGCCTGCCCGGCCTGCTCGAACCCGACCAGGTGCGCACCCTGCTCCGCCAGCGCCAGGAGCAGCAGCTGGCCAACGCGACCAAGCGCAAGAACAGCCAGCCGGTGGCCGCACCCCCGCCACCGCGCTCGGTCTCGGTCGCCGAACGCATCCACAGCCTGCGCAAAGAGCTGAACACCCTGGTCGCGATGATCCACCACCGCACCGGCAAGCCGCACGGCGTGATCCACAACGAGCTCCGCCGCCAGTGCGGCGGCCCGCCCACCCCCATGGCCAGCATCGAAGAGCTCGAAGAACGAATCGTCACCCTCCGAACCTGGTAACCCGCCCGGAGTGTTGGCCGATCTCGCACAGTGTGTTGGCCGTTCCGGACCTCGTCTTGGCCGAAGCGGACGCCGTGTTGGCCGATCTCGTACCGGGCGTTGGCCGTCCCGGGACGGTCGCTGTCCGTTCCTGACATACCCGGCCTCCGCCGCCAGACCCGTTCGCTGCGCCATCCGGGCTACCTCTACGGCCAACCGGGCGTACGACTTCGGCCAACACCCTGTCCACTTTCGGCCAACACTCGGTGCGAGGGGCTGCTAGCTGTGTGAATGCGCTCTCACCGGGGTTACGGGGTGGTTATCGCGCCGTGGCATCATCGTGTCTCTTCTGGCCTTCTGTAAGGATTCAGAAGCCTTCCGTCTCGCCTATCCGGGGCATACGTTGTGACCCACAACATTTCCGGGCTGTGACGCTCGTCGCGGAGTGTCACGGCCACGGCAGTAGGAGGAACGGGCGGATGCGGAGCAAGACGCTTGGCCTGATCGCCGTCGGCTCGGGGCTTGCCCTGGCGCTCTCGGCGTGCGGCGCGAACAGTGCCGGTGGTGGCGGTAGCACCACTGGCGCGAGTGGGTCCGAAGGCAGCGGCCCCAAGGTCGGAGTGATCCTCCCCGACACCAAGTCCTCGGCCCGCTGGGAGGGCTTCGACCGGCCCCTGCTGGAGAAGGCCCTCAAGGAGGCGGGGGTCACCCCGCTGATCCAGAACGCCGAGAACGACCCCGGCAAGTTCTCCACCATCGCCGACTCGTTCATCAGCCAGGGCGTGAAGGTCCTGATGATCGCCCGCCTGAGCAACGAGGGCGGCGCCGCGGTGCAGAAGAAGGCCAAGGCGGCCGGCATCCCGACCATCGACTACGACCGGCTCACCCTGAACGGGTCCGCCGACTACTACGTCTCCTTCGACAACACCAAGGTCGGCGAGCTCCAGGGCCAGGGCCTGCTGGACTGCCTCAAGGACAAGCCGAACCCGACCATCGTGCAGATCAACGGCGGTCCCGAGGACTACAACGCCACGCTGTTCAAGAACGGCGCGGAGAAGGTGCTCAAGCCGGCCTACGAGTCCGGCAAGGCCAAGCTCGGCGGCGACCAGTGGGTCCAGAAGTGGGACAACCAGCTGGGCAACACCATCTTCGAGCAGGAACTGACCCGCAACGGCGGCAAGGTTGACGGCGTGCTCGCCGCCAACGACGGCCTGGCCTCCGCGGTGATCACCGTGCTGAAGAAGAACGGCCTCAACGGCAAGGTCCCGGTCACCGGCCAGGACGCCGACCCGGCCGCGCTGGCCAACATCCTGCGCGGCGACCAGTGCATGACCGTGTTCAAGCCGATCGCCGAGGAGGCCACGAACGCGGCCAAGATCGCGATCGCGCTGGCCAAGAACGACAAGGCCTCCGCCGACGCCCTGGCCACGGGCGTGGAGAAGGACCCGGAGGGCAAGCGCGACGTGAAGTCGGTGCTGCTGTCCGCGCAGACCATCACCAAGGCCAACGTCAAGGTCGTGGTGGACTCCGGCTTCGTGAAGGCGTCCGAGTTCTGCAAGGACGACCTTGTCGCGAAGTGCAAGGAAGCGGGAATCACCGTCGGATAGTTCCGGCACCTGAACGCCACGGCAGGGCGGCGCCCCCGACCCGCCCTGCCGTCGGCTCATGCCTTGTGGCTTTTTCTCGGAATCTGGAGTTCCAGCAGTGAGCAACATTCTCGAACTGCGCGGCGTGAACAAGAGCTTCGGCCCGGTGCACGTGCTGCACGACGTGGACCTGGTGGTCAAGGCCGGCGAGGTCACCGCTCTGGTCGGCGACAACGGCGCGGGCAAGTCCACGCTGGTCAAGTGCATCGCGGGGATCCACCCGACCGAGTCAGGCGAGATCCTGTTCAACGGCGGGCCGGTGACCATCGGCAGCCCCAGGGACGCCGCCGCGCTGGGCATCGAGGTCGTGTACCAGGACCTCGCGCTGTGCGACAACCTCGACATCGTGGACAACATGTTCCTCGGCCGGGAGAAGACCAACGGGCTCACCCTGGACGACGCGGCCATGGAGCAGGCGGCCCGCAAGGTGCTCGCCGACCTGTCCGTGCGCACGGTGAAGTCGGTGCGCACCCCGGTGGCCTCGCTCTCCGGCGGCCAGCGGCAGACGGTGGCGATCGCCAAGTCCGTGCTGTGGGACAGCAAGGTGGTGCTGCTCGACGAGCCGACCGCCGCGCTCGGCGTGGCCCAGACCCGCCAGGTCCTGGACCTGGTGCGCAGGCTCGCCGACAACGGGCTCGGCGTGGTGCTGATCAGCCACAACATGAACGACGTGTTCGAGGTCTCGGACACCGTGGCCGCGCTCTACCTGGGCCGGCTGGCCGCCCAGGTGCCGACCAAGAGCCTCAGCCACGCTCAGGCCGTGGAGCTGATCACCTCCGGTCGCACCGGTGACCTCGGCATCGCCAAGCCGGAAGCCGCCACGATCTAGCGATCTGGCCAGTCCGCCACCGACTCCTTCCCGCGCACCTCTTCCACCCGCAAGGAACTCCGGATGACCGAGACCCAGGCCGAGCCAGGCTCGACCTCGACCGCCGTCGCCGACTTCGGCATCGACAACACCCAGCGCAGCTTCGGCCAGGCCGTCGGCGACTACGGCGCCCGGCTGCGCGGGGGCCAGCTCGGCGTGCTGCCCGCGCTCGGCGGCCTCGCCGTGCTCTTCGTCTTCTTCGCCACCCAGTCCAGTGACTTCCTGACGCTGGGGAACCTTTCCAACCTGCTCGCCCAGGGCGCGGGCACCGTGGTCATCGGCATGGGCCTGGTGTTCGTGCTGCTGCTCGGCGAGATCGACCTCTCCGCGGGCACCGCCTCCGGGGTCACCGCGGCGATCTTCGCGCTGCACCTGTCCACCGGCGGCAACCTGCTCGGCAAGATGGGCCTCGCGGTCTTCCTGATCACCATCGCCGGGCTGCTGCTGGCCGCGGTGATGGCGGTGCTGACCAGGCTGTGGGTGGCCGCGATCCCCGCGGTGGTGGCCGCCGGGATCATGGTCCTCGGCGTGCCGGCCAACCCGTGGGTGGAGATCCTGCTCGCGATCTGCTTCGGCACCGCGATCGGCTGCCTCACCGGGTTCCTGGTCGCCCGCGTGGGCATCCCGTCCTTCGTGGTGACCCTGGCGCTGTTCCTGGCCTGGCAGGGCGTGGTGCTGCAGTACATCGGCGAGGGCGGCACCCTCGGCGTCGGCGACGGCGTGCTGTTCGAGGTGGCCAACGGCAACCTGTCCACCGGGCTGAGCTGGCTGCTGCTGGTGCTCGTCGCCGGTGGCTACGCCGCGGTCGTGCTGACCAGGCACTTCGGCAGGCTCAAGCGCAAGCTGGTGGCCCAGCCCACCTCGCTGGTGCTGGTCAAGGTCGGCGCGGTGGTCGTCTTCGGCGCGATCGGCACCTACCTGCTCACCCTCAACCGCAGCCTGAACGACTCGATCACCATCTCCGGCGTGCCCTACGTGGTCCCGATCGTGTTGTTCCTGCTGGTCCTGGGAACTTTTGTGCTCGACCGCACTCGTTATGGCAGGCACGTCTACGCCGTCGGCGGCAACGCCGAGGCCGCCCGCCGGGCCGGCATCGACGTGCGCAAGGTCAGGATGTCGGTCTTCGTGATCGCCTCCACCATCGCGGCGATCGGTGCGATCATCTACTCGTCGAAGGTCGGCTCGGTCGACCCGCAGGCCGGTGGCGGCAACACCCTGCTGTTCGCGGTCGGCGCCGCGGTCATCGGTGGCACCTCGCTGTTCGGTGGCAAGGGCCGGGTGCGCGACGCGGTCGTGGGTGGCGCGGTGATCGCGACCATCGAGAACGGTCTGCGGCTGCTCGGTGAGCCCGCCGCGGTGGTCTCGATCGTCACCGGTCTGGTGCTGCTGCTGGCGGC from Crossiella sp. CA-258035 harbors:
- a CDS encoding S8 family serine peptidase; translation: MRLGGWTRRIGITAGVLAGLGSVLASPEVAAADPAPGQLVLPHVVLGKANPAGAWFAERAVRAAGGTVVASYPRIGVVVAYSPRDDFAATVRGARGVLEVGATRTTKLPVEHFKPRRDLRYTGPGSPASGQVPPEGTAWDVPALGLAEAHRVTTGSRRVVVGVLDTGVDDTHPDLAGAVDTRRSVSCVSGWADRSPGGWRPTLDGHGTHVAGTIAAARNGSGVLGVAPGVRLAAVKLAEKDDTETAESMVCGFMWAAEHGFRITNNSYRATPWRYHCPDQADQSAIRAAVGRAVAHAQSRGVLVVASGGNGALDLHNRTVDTESPADGAPVRREIGNDCVRLPHELPGVLGAGAVDEQLLKARFSNHGIGPIGLAAPGVRVWSTVPNGQYAAYSGTSMAAPHVSGVAALLASRHPSWRGDRLRAELLASAKPLPCPEFYDPNGDGKADATCVADGERTSFYGTGLSHAGAALTR
- a CDS encoding MerR family DNA-binding transcriptional regulator, coding for MRIGELSKRTGVSIRMLRYYEEQGLLQPNRTEAGYRIYADADVERVGKIRCMISSALPSHLVGPVLQAMDGQECAYPVSAEDCPPLMEMLDAQLATINTRIEDLVTSRDQLIRFMADLRARFSCVNG
- a CDS encoding MFS transporter; amino-acid sequence: MIAFVLMLCAFAVGTSEFVVVGVLPEVASDLGVPLSVAGLLVTGYAIAVAVGGPVLTVFTRRLPRRPLLIGVMALGVGGSLFSALAENYTVLMGARMVAALAQGLFFAVASQVATASVPPERQTAAIAKVVNGVALSTVAGVPVGTLVGQAYGWRASFVLVTALAFVGMLGVILACPKVAHEPDAGFRASMHVFGRRSVLLGLSTTVLAFTGMITTFTYVTPALREVTGFSPGWATAVLLVYGLGTVVGSNIAGRVRPELIPRVLPVTITALSLVLLVQGLAMHTKATSVVALFLLGASAFATGPLLHTWLMRQAEPAGGLVASVNISAFNVAAALGPVLGGAVIANGLGFDLVGPVAALPALAGLGVAFLVRGLAKRQTVAPEPVPVPA
- a CDS encoding DJ-1/PfpI family protein; the protein is MPKVLIVTGDAAESLEVLYPYQRLREEGYDVDIAAPSAKRLQFVVHDFVDGHDTYTEKPGYTWPADLAFREVDPTGYVALVIPGGRAPEYLRNDEQVRRIVAHFFDSGKPVAHLCHGALVPAAAGLLIARRTAAYPECAPDVVAGGGEFVDDEVVVDGPMVTARAWPDHPAWMREFVALLRVRAPIG
- a CDS encoding IclR family transcriptional regulator, producing the protein MPDPEPPLATPAGLLGSVRRALQVLEAVADFGDGVTAKAVARRLGLNLSTTYHLLNTLVYEGYLVRLNQQRGYGLGYKLTTLDRALRSQLEVSPEASGLLREVHEQAGVPAYYTVLRDNDIVVAEVADSVAAPRVEPLDVGFHEAAQGTAFGKVLLAAMTPQRRREYFAGAGMRRATERTLTSLPELEEQLAEVRRSGVATEVEEFRPELACVAAPVRDCQGRIGGALAFSVPLPEFGPRQAELTELAMAGAARLGHLLALRATLG
- a CDS encoding YihY/virulence factor BrkB family protein → MTSPQADPDERGTSAAKPKRARRGPLRLLARTLQKAWDDSIFSEAAEAAFWQTLSLPPLLLGLLGSLGFVAQSIGPELIDVVHARIMELSGKVFTSNVVDGVIGDTVTNILTKGQSEIVSIGFLISLWAGSSATASFVDAITVAHGQYGARNLVWQRILSLLLYLVTLVLLIIGLPVLALGPELLPEVFPESWKPTVSLWVSRFYYPGTGLLLVLALATLYKVALPRKLPWHRGLPGAALAMAFFLISSYGLRVYISWVTGTGFTYGALATPIAFLLFAFFIGIAIVLGAHFNAAIQELWPANMTRRERRRWRRLEMVRTAEKLRSQAEQEAWRQVAEDDDPAEQPGHTAAGAGATPVPEPPEPPPGPGVSPLGPTVELPPVSSPADTNPTVRVPRGQDAQGGTPEK
- a CDS encoding DEAD/DEAH box helicase family protein → MTEQLEAAPPVATRPLRAWQRRALTKYLTAKPQDFLAVATPGAGKTTFGLRVALELLADRTVEAVTIVTPTEHLKHQWAAAANEVGIPIDPNFRNTTGVTSRDYRGVAVTYAQIAAHPTLHRVRTENRKTLVILDEIHHGGDAKSWGDAVREAFTPAVRRLSLTGTPFRSDDSPIPFITYERDGEGLQRSKADHSYGYADALRDGVVRPVIFLAYSGEASWRNNAGEEFSARLGEPLTQEQTARAWRTALDPNGEWMPAVLKAADIRLTQKRAAVPDAGGLVIATDHVTAKAYANILTQVTGQEPTLVLSDDPKASGRISEFSESQDRWLVAVRMVSEGVDVPRLAVGVYATSHSTPLFFAQAIGRFVRARRQGETASVFLPSVPVLLGLASELEAQRDHVLGKPHREKDGWDDELLQQANQQQDELGEDEKAFTSLGASAELDQVIYDGSSFGTAAMAGTEEEQDYLGLPGLLEPDQVRTLLRQRQEQQLANATKRKNSQPVAAPPPPRSVSVAERIHSLRKELNTLVAMIHHRTGKPHGVIHNELRRQCGGPPTPMASIEELEERIVTLRTW
- a CDS encoding substrate-binding domain-containing protein, producing MRSKTLGLIAVGSGLALALSACGANSAGGGGSTTGASGSEGSGPKVGVILPDTKSSARWEGFDRPLLEKALKEAGVTPLIQNAENDPGKFSTIADSFISQGVKVLMIARLSNEGGAAVQKKAKAAGIPTIDYDRLTLNGSADYYVSFDNTKVGELQGQGLLDCLKDKPNPTIVQINGGPEDYNATLFKNGAEKVLKPAYESGKAKLGGDQWVQKWDNQLGNTIFEQELTRNGGKVDGVLAANDGLASAVITVLKKNGLNGKVPVTGQDADPAALANILRGDQCMTVFKPIAEEATNAAKIAIALAKNDKASADALATGVEKDPEGKRDVKSVLLSAQTITKANVKVVVDSGFVKASEFCKDDLVAKCKEAGITVG
- a CDS encoding ATP-binding cassette domain-containing protein, which gives rise to MSNILELRGVNKSFGPVHVLHDVDLVVKAGEVTALVGDNGAGKSTLVKCIAGIHPTESGEILFNGGPVTIGSPRDAAALGIEVVYQDLALCDNLDIVDNMFLGREKTNGLTLDDAAMEQAARKVLADLSVRTVKSVRTPVASLSGGQRQTVAIAKSVLWDSKVVLLDEPTAALGVAQTRQVLDLVRRLADNGLGVVLISHNMNDVFEVSDTVAALYLGRLAAQVPTKSLSHAQAVELITSGRTGDLGIAKPEAATI
- a CDS encoding ABC transporter permease codes for the protein MTETQAEPGSTSTAVADFGIDNTQRSFGQAVGDYGARLRGGQLGVLPALGGLAVLFVFFATQSSDFLTLGNLSNLLAQGAGTVVIGMGLVFVLLLGEIDLSAGTASGVTAAIFALHLSTGGNLLGKMGLAVFLITIAGLLLAAVMAVLTRLWVAAIPAVVAAGIMVLGVPANPWVEILLAICFGTAIGCLTGFLVARVGIPSFVVTLALFLAWQGVVLQYIGEGGTLGVGDGVLFEVANGNLSTGLSWLLLVLVAGGYAAVVLTRHFGRLKRKLVAQPTSLVLVKVGAVVVFGAIGTYLLTLNRSLNDSITISGVPYVVPIVLFLLVLGTFVLDRTRYGRHVYAVGGNAEAARRAGIDVRKVRMSVFVIASTIAAIGAIIYSSKVGSVDPQAGGGNTLLFAVGAAVIGGTSLFGGKGRVRDAVVGGAVIATIENGLRLLGEPAAVVSIVTGLVLLLAASVDALSRRRAPAGVR